Proteins encoded together in one Candidatus Nitrospira nitrificans window:
- a CDS encoding addiction module protein — protein sequence MSTVRKEIQSLSVADRLQLLEDIWDSLIETPEAVPVTDAQRKELERRRRAHARNPSAARSWTQIRARLRRRK from the coding sequence ATGAGCACCGTCCGCAAGGAGATCCAGTCGCTGAGCGTGGCCGATCGGCTACAGCTGCTCGAAGACATCTGGGACAGCCTCATCGAGACACCCGAGGCGGTTCCGGTGACTGACGCTCAGCGCAAGGAACTCGAGCGGCGGCGGCGCGCCCACGCGCGAAATCCGTCAGCCGCGAGGTCGTGGACGCAGATACGTGCTAGGCTTCGACGCCGTAAGTGA
- a CDS encoding DUF2971 domain-containing protein, translating to MAQYGVLCFSRTWRNPVLWSHYADKHRGICLGFDVPDHLLKSVTYLKTRAPLAGLLQQGASSSDPGTLFHTKFAHWQYEEEIRRIVRLDQAVEQGGHHFWPFGAELELREVVAGSRCNLSENELRRSLGERAEGVTITKARPAFTRFEIVTQQRGFQFRRRRTSAAPMMGGHV from the coding sequence ATGGCTCAGTATGGCGTCCTCTGCTTCAGCAGAACTTGGAGGAACCCAGTTCTCTGGAGCCACTACGCGGACAAGCACCGAGGCATCTGCCTGGGCTTCGATGTGCCGGACCATCTCTTGAAGAGCGTTACGTATCTGAAGACACGTGCACCACTCGCTGGCCTTCTTCAGCAAGGCGCAAGTAGTAGTGATCCTGGGACCCTGTTTCATACGAAGTTCGCGCACTGGCAGTACGAAGAGGAGATTCGCCGCATTGTGCGGCTGGACCAGGCCGTCGAGCAGGGAGGGCACCACTTCTGGCCGTTCGGCGCCGAGCTCGAACTCAGGGAGGTCGTCGCAGGTAGCCGTTGCAACCTCTCAGAAAATGAGCTGAGGCGTTCGCTTGGGGAGCGGGCGGAAGGGGTCACGATCACCAAAGCCCGTCCCGCTTTCACGAGGTTTGAGATTGTCACACAGCAGCGAGGATTCCAGTTTCGACGTCGCCGAACATCGGCGGCGCCGATGATGGGAGGACACGTGTGA